From the genome of Prunus persica cultivar Lovell chromosome G8, Prunus_persica_NCBIv2, whole genome shotgun sequence:
GTCCAAGGACCATCAAAACCAGATCTCTCGAGATGTGCCCTTCCCTATGACCACAGAAATTGACAGAGAGTAAACATGTCTGTCAAATACAAACGAAGACCATGTATAGATGCAAACAAGAAGGAATAATTACCAGTGTATGGCCCCCAGATAGTGCAACAATATCCTTGTCAGACAACCCCATTCTGTAGAATTTTTCCCTCAGATGTGGTGCACCTATAAACCCAACAAGAAATTCAACTCTCttttatggaaaaaaaattgtcatcTTCCAAACAATTTAACTGAAAATCATACGCAAGCAAACAGAAGCAAGCGTAACAACTTCAGCATGCTTAAATACATTAACAAAGATAGAAGAGAGAGTGGGGGGAAGGGGAAGTGGGTTGAGTTGTCACATGAAAGCAGCTTATAGCATGGGATAATTGAGAAATCCCAATTAGGAGTTATAATTCAATCAAGATGCTAGTATATAAAGCAAACCAGAATACCAATACATTAAAGTAGGgtgaaataaaatttgcaGAAGTGATCTTAGGTATTGGAATTGACCTCGTTTAGCATCTGGAAGTCGTCCTTCCTTAGGAGAGATTTTTGAATCCTATAAAGGACCAAAAAGCAaatgaaaacttgaaaaacaatGATAGGGAGACTCGGTATGTTTCTTGAAATAACTGACCATTGACCACAACATACCTTTCTGCCAGGAGAAAAATCAATGGCGGGGCCTCCAGTCAGCTCAACTGCAACAACACCCGCAAGCTGAGAGTACAAGTAATCATGTCCCCTAATCAGTATCTTCATTAAAGATTCCACGCTATGTCCAACaaattcaaggaaaaaaacTCTTATGATCTTTGTAAAATCTCTTAATTTGAGAGTGGATGAACTAAAATATAGGAAGAGTAACTCTTGCAAAACTATAATCACCTGGTAAAGGTCTGCATATGAAATCCTTGGATGCTTAGACTTCACTTCCTCTGACACCAGAAAGAGAAGCAcccagaaaaaagaataaataaatgaagaaaGCGATGAGAACATTGTATAACAGCCATAAGAATGGTATTTTTACTACACAAATATCGGCAAATGTAGGGCACCTTGGAGGTAACCTCATATGCAACATATTGACAACTGTTATACATGCTTTCTTATGTGCGGTTTCAATGTAGTTCCCTTTTCTTAGAAATGAGAGTCTGAAGCTAAAGTAAGCACAAAGCGAATGTAAGCACAATGCGAGTCTGCTGAGCTACATATGCAATATAGTAAAACCATCTGAACTTGCTAAATTCCCCTTTCATCAAGGATTTGAGCTATTAATTGCAAACAATACCAATAGTAGCATAGTTGCACTATTTAAACAACAAATTATATTTGGGTTCAGTGCTCATATCTAAGAACAAATACAATACTCCTCAAGATcacaaataaattcaaaaaaacaaCCCATGGACAAATTATCAGCACACACAACACAGAACAATTATCTTAGTTTTCACTTCTCATGTACCCAGCCCATGTTTAAGGTGTAAATTTTACAATTTGTAAGATCAAAGTTGAAAAAATCGAACAaatattgataaaataaagcaacaCAAGCATACCGCAAAAATCAACAGCCTTCTTCAAGCCATTATTAGAACCATGAGAGTACTCTTCCTCAGTCCTAATCGACCCATTAGGCCCTCCCGTCTTCGTCTTGGCGTCGTAGGTGCCAGCATCGTGCCATCTACAAATTCACATATCCAAGAACAGTcataatttcaacaaaatcgaCACAAACAATGACATGCAAAATATTTCATTTACAAAAACAATCCAAAAAAAGCTCAATGTGTAGATATGATACACTGAGCTACTGAGAAATCAcaggaaatgaaaacaaaaatatatctcGACTCAATGTTTCCTTCGGATTGTCTTTTCATCGCAATTTTTTTCATGGGAaacaaacacagagagagagcataCGCCAAGCGAAGCATGAGGGGAGCACAGCTACTGCTGTATATCAGAGCACGGAGATCACAGCGAGCCTTCTCGATTTCTTTGAGGTACTCTTTGTCAACGAGCGGTGACGCCATTGAAGCCCGAAACTCAGAGCTACTGCGACTCGGAGCAGAGAGGAAACGATTAGAGAGAGTGACTGACAGGAATGAGATTGAGATTTTGGTAGTTGGTTAGACTGGCTGAACTGGCCGTGGGTAATGGGTTCGCGGGCCGGGTAAGGAAGCTATAAGTAATGCAACTATGAATCTCATGGAGAGTTCGATCCTGGCTCAGGATGAACGCTGGCGGCATGCAGCATTTCGTCGCTTACTACGCCCTTCCTCGTCTCTGGGTGCCTAGGTATCCACCGTAAGCCTTTCCTCGATAGTTGAAAATTCTCGGTGATACCCGGCCCCTAGTTGAAAATTCTCTTTGCTTCCCGCTGGGTAAATGGGTTACCCAAACCCGTACCCACATTATTACCATATGAAACTCATCCAATATTTTGATTCCTTGGcccaaaaaaaccaatatTTTCTTTAGAGTAATTTTTCACTTCTCTCCAACATTTTTTCAGTATATGTGAAACTCATCCTCATAtttcaaattaagaaaaaactatatatgtataatttaCATTTAAATATAGGGACGAGACAGACATAAGTTAAGCCAATGCCCTTTACCTTCAAGTTCGAATCCCATCACGGTAAGGAAtgagaatttattttttcttttatttctatgtttgatttttaagaagaaaaagaaaaataagatctCTTCACTGCTTGGAAATAATTAAACACAACAACGCCAAATCCAAGCTAAAACATGAGCAACGCAAACCCAATAATTGATAATACCAAGGATTTTATGTTTTCACTTTGCAATAAGCTTCGCTGTAAGATTATTACAATCATTTACATGAAGAACAAGCAAATCGATATGATTTGATGACAATGAAGTATAGAAGTTCCATATCAAGTGGTATGCTAAGACTCAAATCTTGTACCAAGTTCCATCTGAAGGGTATAAAggggagaaaacaaaaaagaagaaaaagaaagtttgagCTCATTCAGCAGTTCTCCATTGCAGCTCAATCTGGATCTGACCATTCTTTGAGTCTATAAGATGGTACTTCTGGTTGATCCGTTTGTTGGACACAACGTCCGAAAGACTGATCTGAACATACCCCAGAGATTCCTGATtccaaaagagaaataaaaaaggtttCCATCAGGTgtataaacaaaacaaggatGTGAAAATACAAAGCTGAGTGCAGAACAAGATAATGACTGTTGCCCAAACCATTGAAATGAAGCATGTGTTCCCAGGCATATCCAGTTTCATCTTGTAAAACAGTCAATATAGGAGAATTTCCAAAGGGCATGCCAATCGGACATAAGCAACATGACCATATTGTATTATGACAGAAGAATTTATGATATTGTGCAAATCAAAAACCATGATTTGCTTTCTATTGTAACATTACCAAAATGAATAAAGTACCATGAACTCTTAAGCAAAGGGAATTCTAGCCTAAAATGCAGCTTGATTGTCCCAGCAACTAGGTGCAGCAGAATCCATGATAACTGCCCATTTTTATATGTAAATATTGCATACTATGCAAAAAAGATATTTGATCCACACCTTTGGATGCAGCAAGCCCATTCTTGATGAGGTGCTGACAACTTCCACATGTAATTTGTCATTGATGGGAGGTTCCTCACACATAAATTGAAAATCCTCGGCCCATCGTGGATCTCTGCTTTTCTTTAGTGGCTGCACAGTTAAAGGGAAATCCATCAACATAATAAGAAGCAATCTTAGAATTTAGAACTTCTATCATTTCTTACAACTCCGTTCGTTAAAACAAGACGGCCAATTCAGAGTAAAATTTGGAGATCAAATTGTCTAATGTCACCATTCAAGTGAAGAACAAAGATGCATACATCCTCGTGTGTGTCAGTGTTTGTATGTGCGTATGTAGGATGAGAATAACGATGTATGAAAACTCCTTTAAGAATCACAGACTCCTTTGtcccttctcttcttttgacacccaaagaagaaaaccatATAATATTAGGCATAAAAGTCTACACAAGGCATACATTGTAATAACTAAAGGCTGAATGTTACACAGATCATTCCCATGACCAACCATTTAAGATTACAAAAGAGAAGGTATATAAAGGGCTGCAAGAATCAAAATCAAGAtacctaaaaaaatttaacaaatgtTCTCAAAATCCTCGTACCTTGGTCCTTTTTTCCTCCCCTCTGAAAATAAGTCGAGCAGATGGATTACAGTGGTGCTTTCCTTCAAGATCTTGACCTTCATGAACTACGATAACAAGCAAACCTCCACCAGCTGGAGTTCCCTCAGGAGCCTTCTGTACTGTCAGTGTTTCTTCAAATCCTTTTTGCATGTCCTCCTCTTTAAAAGGTTTATAAGTCAATTCCACTTCAAGCTGCCCACGCTGCTTCTCATTTTGAGCATCATTTAAGTCcatatttttaagaaggtcgACAGTCAAAACCTTTGGCTCATCCTTGGGTAGATCTTTCAGAGGTACTACATTCATACCCATTTTTTCATGTTTGCCCACCTAAAATAAGGGATAAAATGCTTCAGACATacataattaaaacaatacATATGACTTCTGATTGATAAACTGAAATAATATACCTTCTCCCAGTCATAAACAAGAAGTTCTAAAGCCTGAGATTGCGGATCTTTAACAACGATGTTAAATTCCTCATTCCATTCAGGATTCAGGTTCTTGTGCTTGACACTGGTCTTGTGTGATGGAAGATTGTTCTCAGTGAGCTTTAGTTTCACATAAGGGTCCGAAGCACCAAGAAGATCCTTCTTTTTTAACTTCATTGCCCTCAGAACCTTCACATGGAGAATTCCTACAGGCCTGTTAAAGGCTCTGCAAAGTCCAAGTAGTTTTTTCAGCCaaactaaataaaaagtaTTTGTCACAataaatttcatacaaatgcAGAGACGTACTTCGCTGGGTCCATTATTGGTACTTCAAGAGTTTTCGGCCACAGATACATGTTAGCAACCTGATCTTTGATAAGCTCCTGCAGAAAACCCCGTTCTAACACAGTTAAAACCATTATTATGAAACTGATAAGCATCACAGCAAGGAGAAGATTCTTTTGCGAAAAATCAGCTTAAATAATGAACTGCTGCATAAATAGACCCAATCATTCAACTTCCACCACCAATGTAGGGGCCACAAACCGTAATCTTTCGTCTTATTGATCAATCTATGTATGGCATGTGTGTTTACAAAATAGGGGGATACATATGTGTAAAGGACAGAAACAGAGAAAGGCATTCTACCTGGACGAATCTATAAAGGCCAGGTATTGACATAAGATCAGCTCCTATTAGCTTTAATCCAAAATCAACATAAGGCTGCAAAACCACAAGAAAATAATCAAGGAGAAGATTGGACTAGTAATGGAAAGCATACGatctaaataaatataaaatccgGTGGAAATCATGAACCAACACTAAATAGATTCAACAAATAATGTAAAAGATTAATCTGGACTTCAAAAAATGCCCACTTTAAATGTAAGGTAAAACTTGTACGATAAGGAGGGGCTgcaaaattataatagaccAGGACTATTTAGCTGCGGTTACAATACTGTAGCCAAGTGCCAAAATTAACCAGATAATCCAACTCCCAAATATgccattattatttatttcaccGCAAAACTAACCTTATCCATGAGAGATACATTTATTTGGGCAAAACAAGGAAAGCTTGGAACCAACGGCTTCAAAGTAATACGTGGTGCAGCAAAAACTTGTAAATCCACCACCTGAAATGAACCAGACAATAATGCAACGACAGAAGCATTTATATCTCTTTATCTCTCTCGTTTCTCTCTTACCTGCATACAAATAAACTAACAGTAGAACATTTTCCTAGCAAAGTAGAGCATAAACCTGAACAGTTGCTTTCAATCCAAATGCTTTCACAGCAACAAGGACATTAGGATTTCCAGCCCATTTTATGGAGGGTTCCATAATCAACTCCTTCTCATCAGTGACATAAACTTTCATCCCTAAAACCAATAAGATgcaaaaatttaaatgcaAGCTTGGGAAAACACGTCGTATGTACAATATaggagtgtgtgtgtgtatgtgtgaatatatatccaaaaacaaacacaagaCCAATAAAATACCTAAACATTAAGTCAACCACTTTTCCCATTACTTATAAGTAATCAAGTGAAGAGGTAGGTAGGAAGAAACAACGGCATCTAAGTTGCCTCTCGTGTAAACCTAGTTCACTGATTTGGTAGGGGAGTcagaacttttttttcttcttacatTCTACGTTTCCAAAACGGATCCTATcaaaaatttctatttttcctttgAATTACTCATATAAATTAGCCtcaaatagaaaaaattttatttaaaaaaattctcctCACAACTCAAGAACACAGTGAGCTGCCAAAGCTGGATCTGAAGTTCCCAATAATTCTCAGACGAGGCGTTTTTAATAGAGAAACTCTAAAGTGAAATCTCAAGTTTACAAACCTTGAAAAGTTGGTGGTAAGGAACCTAAAGTCAGTGTTTCAAATTCAACAGACTCAATCTTGTACTTTGGAATTTCCTCAGCTATTATGGgctttgcaatttcttttgcAGTCTTGCAGATTGcctacaaaaaaattaaatagaaaGCCATGAACCATCAATAAGAAGTAAAGAATAGATGACAAAAGCAAACTAAGATTGAAAACATAATATTCCAAGAACAATCAGACAATATAAATCACCTTGTCCAGATAAGGCCACATATATTCAAGGAATTTGTTTAGCCAATCAAGCTTCACatggaaaagaataaaatatcaataacAGTGTAAGTGCTAAAACACTAGGCTGTTAAGACCCATAATAAATAACATCAATGAATAGTTACAGACATTTACTTACACGATCATAGTCTGGATTTTTCACCCAAAGAGGTATCTCAGGAAGCATCCGCTGCAACGTTTCTGTATCTTGATCAACCAAAGGACGAATTTCGGGATTCTGGCCAACCCAAGGCAATCAATTAGACTTAGACAAACACAGATAGGCATGTCATACTTTTCAAacatatgcaatacacaatgCGCATGTTTTTCCAGTTTTTTCTCTACATTTATATCCTTTCTCTGTAAAACCCACTTGCAGACATGACGTGCTAAAGGCTTCAAGCCTCTGTGAGTACTGAGTTGTCATAACTGCAGCAACAAGCACAGAGCACCTACATTGCTTGCTTCATGATTGTGAAGCTCACTTAAGAATCTCTCGTACTCCACCTAAATGCAGGACATATTTGTTTCTgaccaattatttatttatttttatacaaacgatattggGGGAGGGGGGAATCGAATCTAAGACCTCAAGTACAGGGTAAATGCTCATTAACAATGCATATAAGAACGCAGCATTACACACTCACACAGCATACACATGCACAAAAGATAAAGGTATATATACCAATAGCCATTAATTTCTAAGGAACTTGTTATTTCTGTGCACTAAATCAACAACACCACCAAATGGCAAAGAGAAACAAGCCTTTGACAAGCTTGCATAATTTGACAGAAAACgaaaactcaaaacaaatcATAGCCTGGTTGGTTCTGAGAATTCAAATGAGACACAAATCAATTCACATTCCATTTGGCTTTCTCACAGCAttaaatttagctaaaagaaTGAAAACCCAATATAGAAAAAACAGTAAAATATATCAAAACGAAGGCAAATTGAGGATGTTatatcaaaaaacaaaatgtaagAGAGAACCTGAACATCGGTAGATTGGACGTAGATGAAAAGGAAATAGCCAGCCAcaagaccaatcgatataccAAGTCCAAAtccacaaaacccaaaaatcgtACTGAAGAATCCCATTTTCTCAAATCACGGTTTTCTCGGCTtactctcactctctctatATCTTCCAGAAAACGCTCATGTTCAACTTTTTTCAGATTAGTGCAGATCAGTACATCAACATTGCTTAATTAAGAGCAAAAACGTTTAATATTCTTGAAGATAACTACGTAATTTTACTTAATTGTCCTTTTATGGAGTGCAAGACCAGGTAGGATTTGGCAGTTTCGAACTGAGGTTGAGGCAGAGGCAGAGGCACGCAATCGCTGTCTTCAAGGCTTTTCTGGCCAACTCGCGTCATACGTGGAGTGCAGATCTGATTTGATGTGGGAACAGTGTGGTGGGGTCGTACACGTGGCGGCCTGGCGTTTGGTGTCCGTAAAGATCGTATCTGATTGGACGAGGAGGCCCCACGTGGCTCAATCGGGTAATTTCGTCTGCCGGACTGCAGGCCAAAAGCCTGATTATTTTTAAGATGTGTGTGGGCTCCGCAGTTGGGGCCCACTTTGATTTCGTCCTTTTTTTGACTAGTGAGCATAGATGCGAGTCTGGGACGGCGACGGATGTTTCTATTTATACCCAATTGTTAACTACTTGTTCTACCCAGCAAATTTTCTACACCCAATaagattttaataaaagttCAATAATTTACTCTCCGTACCCAACCAAAACATAACCAATGGCCTTTCCCACCAAACCCACATCTTCTCCATCAAAATTCAAGCTTAATCCATATTGTTGTGTAATTCCCAAATTTAGGTCATATGATTAATAGACCCCCTAAAGATTTTTTTGTCTTAAAAgttaagttttatttgtattggtGTCATCATGTCATGCCAACAATAATCAACAGAGTCCCACTAACTTTGTATCATGTACAAGTCATGGTATCTTGTTGTATAAAAATTGTCTTCCTTAGTATTGACTAATCATTATTGACTAAACATTACATAAAGTATTTAAGGTTAGTTTGTTATTAATGTATGCATATATAGTTTTCGTCTGCACAAATAACACACGTGTAGTATGATGAGTTTAGAATACACAATTAAGAGAGAGAATATGCGAGATGAATGTAGATTATGTTTGATTGCAATGTTCTAATcctattatttgatttaattgaaaACCTTAGCCCCCTCTCTCCCAAAAAACACTCTACATATGTTTTCACTTTGTGTGGGGAGAAGCCACTGTTCTTCATCCCTTCTTCCTCCCTTCTCATCTTTTTCCCACTTTTCAAAGACAAAAGGTTTTCCCTGTTTGTTTACGTTTTGTAATGATTTTCCTCCACTCATCACAAGTGGATGCGTCTCGGCGTCGGATCTCTACTTGTGTTTTGGGGTCGGATTTCTACCACCATATTTTTTGCAGTTTATTTGTATTTGGAATAAGTCACAAAGACTCTTTGGATTTtatgtgtagttttcacctcttaTTGTGTGAGAGTTTGTCACCTCTCATCTGAGAgctttatttgtattgttatggcttgatttatttttagtcATTTTGAATTTGCACTCTTAGTTGGGAAGCCTAGCTAGAGTTTCTTCGATTTTGTGCGATCATTAGTGGATGAGCCCCAAActatcttaattttgatgttagatcGCTCCCTTTGTAGCTAGTTTGtacttttttggctgaattatgaatatatctcataatttctttatataataaaaagacAACTGAAGTCAAAACTGATAATCTATAACTTTTATATGTTGGGttagatgatttttttttattttttatttataaaagaatGTTTGGTTAGATGATAATCTTTAATATTGAggatttaatgaaaatttaatttataaatttggaATTGCCAAATATAAATGTATGGGGAAAGGTCAGAATCAGATTGCGGTCCATGATTtgctaaaaatatatatagttttttctgtttgtttgtttatgtcTCAATTAAAATTTGGCGTCAAATGCCAAGTGTTTGGTggtcaattattttttcttatattttttatgttttcagtATTTTGTACTGAGAGATGCGCCACATACCCATCTAATCTGCTCCTCACAACGAATGACAAAAACCTCTTCATGATCGTtcggatttgatttgatgtgATGCTCATGCTTTGCTTGCCCATTTCTTTCACCTTGCTGCAAATGTTTGCTCATATTAGCCATTTTGTATCCCTGAGGATATGGCGTAATAATTTACTTCGTTTGGATGTGGCGAATCTACTAAGATAAGTGCATTCGCACACCTCAACATCAAGTTCTTAACCGAAGCATCCATCTAATTGTGTTTTCTTAGTTACCTTTAGAGCAATGTTTTGGTAGTTAACGACTTTTTAGTATAGTAATAGTAGCATAACACTTACTTCACTTTCACGAAAATGGTTTAGACTATCACCATTTTGTACTCGCTGGGTAAATAGTAACGATATAAACATGGGAACACAAATGATAGAGAGAAACTTTCTTGTATtgcaatatatttttctttctaatagATTTCCTACACATATGATTTCtactgaaatatttttttcactacTTGGTTGGAACCGACACTAAAACACCGATATCTTCAGTTAACTGGAACGAACAATTGTATTACATCTCGAATTTGTTGGGAAAACACGTCTGACCCTGACGGGCATAGTGGGCTTTAGAGTATTTTTGCCTACGTGCTGGACCAATTTATGTTAAATAGGAAGAGGGTCCATGATTTGCGTATATTACGTGATCGGCCCATTTGGGATTCACTAAACTCAAAGGTGAATTTGCTGACCCAATTTAAATCCAATGGattatgtttattattattattatttataaaattggattttattttatcattatctatctatatatataaagcaaaaggcagagaatggtgaaacattcataataccataaaatgcccttggttaatccAAACagtaagaattaaaattattaactaaatgaggataatatgataaatttacaccttttcatattaaaaaaattaaaattaaaagaaaaatcagataatgaatcctatttttatggaacacaactacccattatcttttttaaatctaaaataaattttaatttaaaaagcctctcgcaggcgcgaaagcgcgtgcagagaggctagtactTTTTAAGTTATTAATTTAGAGAACAGTGATTAACCAGTTATGTATCTTTGTCACCTGCAGAGtacttaaattataaatgttcAAAAGATAGATAAATCTACCAAAagatttataatataaaaaaaaacatgtgcTAAAGCATATCCTTTATggtattataaattatataaaataaaataaatcaatagtATACaataacattttctttttcttttttttttttttttttttgggaaagagAAGGGATGCAACATGAGGACTTCCCATTaagtcacccatcctagttCATACTGATTTGCAAAAGGTTAAAACCGCAACTGAAACAAACTATTACGGTTATATCTGATTTTGAacctttgaattttttctttataaaaatcaaacaagaCCAAATCGACCATTTCGGTTTGAATAAGTCACTTTAGCCGATTCGGCCAAATTGATGTCCACCCTCAATTATATCACTAAAGAGATCTAACGAGAAGGAGTTTGGtagaagaataataatttgGCTAGGATGGGTTTTTTGTGTGGTACCcaatgtaacaccccgactctaatttaaatgtttattttaatcgatttatataaaattacgaatttacccttgggataggggtaaattggtcactttcttcttcggaaggattttgggaccacGACTGGCATTTCTGGGTAGAtggtactgagacgaattcgtagacacgcggtaggcttgaatcgggattgtaacgaaaaagttacgggcaaaatagtgtcagtggcaaacttgtaaatatttcaaaaaagtttggtaaaaatcagatttttctcagttctctctctctcttcgcgcGCGACACTCTTTCTCTCCCCGAcgttcactctctctctcctcggttCGCTCAGTTCCGGTCACGGCAGGACCCGAGACCGGTCCCGTTCGTCTCGTCTCGCCGCCCCGGTCAAGCTCTGCCCGTTTTCCCCGTCGAAAACCACGGATTCCGGCCGCGAGCTCGACGGTTTTAAACCAAAGCTGTTCCGCCGTCGCGCCGCCGCCTCCGCCGCCCAAACCCGGTGATTGAGGTATG
Proteins encoded in this window:
- the LOC18768554 gene encoding synaptotagmin-1, which produces MGFFSTIFGFCGFGLGISIGLVAGYFLFIYVQSTDVQNPEIRPLVDQDTETLQRMLPEIPLWVKNPDYDRLDWLNKFLEYMWPYLDKAICKTAKEIAKPIIAEEIPKYKIESVEFETLTLGSLPPTFQGMKVYVTDEKELIMEPSIKWAGNPNVLVAVKAFGLKATVQVVDLQVFAAPRITLKPLVPSFPCFAQINVSLMDKPYVDFGLKLIGADLMSIPGLYRFVQELIKDQVANMYLWPKTLEVPIMDPAKAFNRPVGILHVKVLRAMKLKKKDLLGASDPYVKLKLTENNLPSHKTSVKHKNLNPEWNEEFNIVVKDPQSQALELLVYDWEKVGKHEKMGMNVVPLKDLPKDEPKVLTVDLLKNMDLNDAQNEKQRGQLEVELTYKPFKEEDMQKGFEETLTVQKAPEGTPAGGGLLVIVVHEGQDLEGKHHCNPSARLIFRGEEKRTKPLKKSRDPRWAEDFQFMCEEPPINDKLHVEVVSTSSRMGLLHPKESLGYVQISLSDVVSNKRINQKYHLIDSKNGQIQIELQWRTAE
- the LOC18768608 gene encoding L-ascorbate peroxidase 3, peroxisomal isoform X2 yields the protein MASPLVDKEYLKEIEKARCDLRALIYSSSCAPLMLRLAWHDAGTYDAKTKTGGPNGSIRTEEEYSHGSNNGLKKAVDFCEEVKSKHPRISYADLYQLAGVVAVELTGGPAIDFSPGRKDSKISPKEGRLPDAKRGAPHLREKFYRMGLSDKDIVALSGGHTLGRAHLERSGFDGPWTKEPLQFDNSYFVELLNGESEGLLKLPTDAALVEDPEFRKYVDLYAKDEDAFFGDYAESHKKLSELGFTPISSSTNTAKDSTILAQGAVGVAVAAAVVILGYLYEAKKRLK
- the LOC18768608 gene encoding L-ascorbate peroxidase 3, peroxisomal isoform X1 produces the protein MASPLVDKEYLKEIEKARCDLRALIYSSSCAPLMLRLAWHDAGTYDAKTKTGGPNGSIRTEEEYSHGSNNGLKKAVDFCEEVKSKHPRISYADLYQLAGVVAVELTGGPAIDFSPGRKDSKISPKEGRLPDAKRGAPHLREKFYRMGLSDKDIVALSGGHTLGRAHLERSGFDGPWTKEPLQFDNSYFVWIGGPLQMDWRELLNGESEGLLKLPTDAALVEDPEFRKYVDLYAKDEDAFFGDYAESHKKLSELGFTPISSSTNTAKDSTILAQGAVGVAVAAAVVILGYLYEAKKRLK